From a region of the Paenibacillus segetis genome:
- the pfkA gene encoding 6-phosphofructokinase produces MSEVKKIAVLTSGGDSQGMNAAVRSVVRSGLYYGLEVFGIQRGYQGLLNNDIFSMDIRSVGDIIQRGGTILQSARCLEFKTPEGQQKGAQILRDHGIDGLVVIGGDGSYHGAEKLSKLGIKTMGLPGTIDNDISFTDYTIGFDTAVSIVVDAVNKLRDTMSSHERASVVEVMGRHAGDIALHAGLASGAETILIPEMPFDLNEVADRMRQNFDNGKRHSIVIVAEGVGKGEEVVEAIKLRQPSLEPRATVLGHIQRGGSPTPFDRNLASRLGDFAVRSLIAGESNKACGMIGGEMVLTDIEKVVTTKKKFDLDLYELASRLSQ; encoded by the coding sequence ATGTCAGAAGTTAAAAAAATCGCAGTTCTCACTAGTGGTGGAGATTCACAGGGCATGAACGCTGCAGTACGTTCCGTAGTACGTAGTGGATTGTACTATGGACTCGAAGTATTCGGTATTCAACGGGGCTATCAAGGCTTGCTTAATAATGATATCTTTTCGATGGATATTCGTAGTGTAGGCGATATCATTCAACGTGGTGGTACGATTCTTCAATCCGCTCGTTGTTTAGAATTCAAAACACCAGAAGGTCAACAAAAAGGTGCACAAATTTTACGTGATCATGGTATCGATGGTTTGGTTGTTATCGGTGGCGATGGTTCTTATCATGGTGCTGAGAAGTTAAGTAAATTGGGCATTAAGACGATGGGACTTCCGGGTACAATCGATAACGATATTTCATTCACAGATTATACTATTGGCTTCGATACAGCAGTGAGTATTGTAGTGGATGCAGTTAATAAACTCCGTGATACGATGTCTTCTCACGAACGCGCTTCTGTCGTTGAGGTTATGGGACGTCATGCTGGGGATATCGCGCTTCATGCGGGACTTGCTTCAGGTGCTGAGACGATTCTTATTCCAGAAATGCCATTTGATTTGAATGAAGTGGCTGACAGAATGAGACAGAACTTTGATAATGGTAAGAGACATAGCATTGTTATCGTAGCTGAAGGAGTTGGAAAAGGCGAAGAGGTTGTTGAGGCAATCAAATTGCGTCAACCATCGCTTGAACCTCGTGCTACTGTTCTAGGACATATTCAACGTGGTGGATCACCTACACCATTCGATCGGAATCTTGCAAGCCGCCTTGGTGACTTCGCAGTTCGCAGTTTGATTGCTGGAGAGTCAAACAAAGCTTGCGGTATGATCGGTGGAGAAATGGTTCTAACAGATATCGAAAAAGTAGTAACTACGAAGAAAAAATTTGATCTAGATCTTTATGAGCTAGCTTCCCGCTTGTCTCAATAA
- a CDS encoding MATE family efflux transporter: MKATNTRKQKFGQFLIILIPILITQVTLSLMTFFDTTMSGHASPADLAGVAIGTSFWIPVQTGLSGILMGITPIVSQLIGAKERDKVGYHVIQALWLSIAIGIVVLIAGGVLISPLLNIMNLEPKVHHVAFYYLVSLSTGVLPLFGYIVIRSFIDALGQTRVSMLITLVSLPLNIGAGYLLIFGHWGFPRLGGIGSGIATAFTYWCIFLLALVIVHKKEAFASFGIFRTFHRVSLSKWKELMKIGVPIGFAIFFETGVFSAVTLLMSQFDTVTIAAHQAANNFATTLYMIPYSICMALTILVGYETGASRIKDAKQYAVLGISTATILSLFTAVILMLFRQNVAEIYSNNSNVVIMIKHFLIYAIFFQISDAIATPIQGALRGYKDVNPAFWITLLAYWIIGLPLGYILANYTSQGPYGYWIGLISGLAVAAVLLLGRLNFIQKKLAVTSITQY; the protein is encoded by the coding sequence GTGAAAGCTACTAATACAAGGAAGCAAAAATTCGGTCAATTTCTAATCATTCTTATCCCTATTCTCATTACACAAGTAACGTTGTCGTTAATGACTTTTTTTGACACAACGATGTCGGGTCACGCTAGTCCTGCCGATTTAGCTGGGGTCGCTATTGGGACCAGCTTCTGGATTCCCGTTCAAACAGGATTAAGTGGAATCTTGATGGGAATCACTCCGATCGTCTCCCAGTTAATAGGAGCTAAAGAGCGGGATAAGGTAGGTTATCATGTGATCCAGGCTTTATGGTTATCCATCGCAATTGGCATAGTCGTTCTGATTGCAGGTGGAGTGCTCATTTCTCCCCTTTTAAACATCATGAATCTTGAGCCAAAGGTCCATCATGTCGCCTTTTATTACCTTGTTTCGTTATCAACAGGAGTTCTCCCTCTATTCGGGTATATCGTTATCCGATCTTTTATTGACGCTCTTGGTCAAACCAGAGTTTCCATGTTGATCACACTGGTGTCTCTTCCGCTAAATATTGGAGCGGGATACTTACTGATTTTTGGACATTGGGGTTTTCCCAGACTCGGCGGAATTGGTTCAGGAATCGCGACTGCCTTTACGTATTGGTGTATCTTTTTGTTGGCGCTAGTTATCGTCCATAAAAAAGAAGCCTTTGCTTCGTTCGGTATTTTTCGAACATTTCACCGCGTATCCTTGAGCAAATGGAAGGAATTAATGAAGATTGGTGTGCCGATCGGTTTTGCTATTTTCTTCGAAACAGGAGTATTTTCTGCCGTTACATTGTTGATGAGTCAATTCGATACTGTAACGATTGCTGCTCACCAAGCGGCTAACAATTTCGCGACAACATTATATATGATTCCATATAGCATTTGTATGGCATTGACGATTCTCGTAGGTTATGAAACAGGGGCCTCACGTATTAAAGATGCGAAACAATATGCCGTACTAGGTATCAGTACTGCTACAATCCTGTCGCTATTCACAGCTGTCATCCTGATGCTGTTCCGCCAAAACGTGGCAGAAATATATTCAAACAACAGCAATGTCGTTATAATGATTAAACATTTCTTAATCTACGCTATCTTCTTTCAAATATCTGACGCGATTGCGACGCCAATTCAAGGTGCGCTCCGAGGATACAAGGACGTTAATCCTGCCTTTTGGATCACCTTACTTGCTTATTGGATCATTGGATTACCACTCGGTTATATATTGGCGAATTACACATCGCAAGGCCCTTACGGTTATTGGATTGGTCTGATCAGTGGTCTAGCAGTTGCGGCTGTCCTATTATTAGGACGACTAAACTTCATTCAAAAGAAACTTGCTGTTACAAGCATTACTCAATATTAA